The proteins below come from a single Mugil cephalus isolate CIBA_MC_2020 chromosome 7, CIBA_Mcephalus_1.1, whole genome shotgun sequence genomic window:
- the LOC125010113 gene encoding uncharacterized protein LOC125010113: protein MGYSCCVNGCSSNSHSRKVDRGIRFFTFPTWKRGFGKQVENITKRRRTAWVAAVKRKDITFHKMSSYVRVCSRHFHKGQPAYEMLETDPDWAPSLHLGHTSVKPTDAARAARRSRREQLRKSRAQAAKTGVQQAGDIVNEVTQEAAEDSGPLQKDVGKEEAAEVLLSSGHESHNTNQEVDQTECNLCMLMCTEVNRLLEENRELRRELDELRISDDFFGEDDEKVKYYTGLPNLVTFMTLFNFLLPLMSTQNKVLTPFQIFLITFMRLRLNLPAEHLAHLFRVSPNTVNSTFSETVSFLYVNLKRAIVWPDRDTLHKMMPHQFVEAFGHRVAVIIDCFEVFTETPSNLEAPAKMLSSFQRNHTMKYLVGITPRGAICFLSRGWEGHTSDEHLTLNSGFLDNLLPGDVVLAEKGFEIQENIGMLCAEVKPPALTKGSCQLAARDVEETGKIAHLRTHIERVVGNFSQKYKILSGAIPINKMPCEGEDVTLLDKIVTVCCALTNLCAVVV, encoded by the exons ATGGGTTATTCATGCTGCGTGAACGGATGTAGCAGTAATTCACACAGCAGAAAAGTTGATCGTGGCATCAGATTTTTCACTTTTCCCACCTGGAAAAGAGGCTTCGGGAAGCAGGTAGAGAATATAACGAAGAGACGTCGGACTGCATGGGTTGCTGCAGTGAAACGGAAGGACATCACATTCCACAAAATGTCTTCGTATGTGCGTGTTTGCTCCCGGCATTTTCACAAAG GTCAGCCTGCATATGAGATGCTGGAGACTGACCCAGACTGGGCTCCGTCCCTACATCTGGGCCACACATCGGTTAAGCCCACAGACGCAGCACGCGCTGCAAGGCGAAGTCGTCGGGAACAGCTAAGGAAGAGCAGGGCGCAGGCAGCCAAGACAGGCGTCCAGCAGGCGGGAGACATTGTTAATGAGGTGACACAGGAGGCTGCAGAAGACAGTGGCCCGCTACAGAAAGACGTGGGGAAAGAGGAAGCTGCAGAAGTCCTGCTAAGCTCTGGGCATGAATCCCACAACACCAACCAGGAGGTTGACCAGACTGAATGTAACTTGTGCATGCTCATGTGTACGGAAGTGAACCGTCTGTTAGAAGAGAACCGAGAGCTGCGGCGTGAACTTGATGAACTCAGGATCTCTGATGACTTCTTTGGAGAAGATGATGAGAAAGTGAAGTACTATACTGGTCTACCAAACCTGGTAACCTTCATGACTTTATTCAATTTTTTGCTGCCGCTCATGTCCACCCAAAACAAAGTTCTGACTCCATTTCAAATATTCTTGATAACCTTCATGCGCCTCAGATTGAATCTACCTGCAGAACACCTAGCCCATCTCTTCCGTGTTTCCCCAAACACAGTGAATAGTACATTCAGTGaaactgtgtcatttttgtaTGTGAACCTGAAGCGTGCTATTGTGTGGCCAGATAGAGACACTTTGCACAAAATGATGCCTCATCAGTTTGTGGAGGCCTTTGGACACAGAGTAGCAGTGATTATTGACTGCTTTGAAGTTTTCACAGAGACACCATCAAATCTGGAAGCACCTGCCAAAATGCTTTCCTCCTTCCAACGCAACCACACCATGAAATATTTGGTCGGTATTACACCCAGGGGAGCTATTTGTTTCCTTTCAAGAGGATGGGAAGGCCATACAAGTGACGAACATTTAACCCTGAACAGTGGCTTTCTTGACAATTTGTTGCCTGGTGATGTTGTGTTGGCTGAAAAAGGTTTTGAAATACAGGAAAATATAGGCATGTTGTGCGCAGAGGTCAAACCTCCAGCCTTGACAAAAGGCAGCTGTCAGCTAGCTGCCAGAGATGTGGAGGAAACTGGAAAAATAGCACATCTGAGAACCCACATTGAAAGGGTGGTTGGAAATTTTAGtcagaaatacaaaatattaaGTGGAGCCATACCCATCAACAAGATGCCATGTGAAGGTGAGGATGTCACTCTTTTGGATAAGATTGTCACTGTGTGTTGTGCGCTCACAAACCTGTGTGCAGTTGTAGTTTAA